The following are encoded in a window of Amphibacillus xylanus NBRC 15112 genomic DNA:
- a CDS encoding ABC transporter ATP-binding protein: MITVKNLSHHFVMGKRGQETTLPVLHDISFSVNAGEIITIIGRSGSGKSTLLNLIGGFIKPIAGQITINNQDVTTFSEGEFADFRLEQIGFIFQNFQLIPSMTAYQNVELPLILKGIKESDRKAITERTLKRVGLEDFHGHYPSELSGGQQQRVGVARALVLNPPIILADEPTGSLDSETEADLLNFIQQLNEELNITFLIITHDEQVARIGHRTIEIQDGRLIEGGDQHAF; encoded by the coding sequence ATGATTACTGTAAAGAATTTGTCCCACCATTTCGTAATGGGAAAAAGAGGACAAGAAACTACTTTACCTGTACTTCACGATATTTCTTTTTCAGTTAATGCTGGGGAAATCATTACGATTATCGGCCGAAGCGGATCAGGTAAATCAACATTATTAAATTTAATTGGGGGATTCATTAAGCCTATAGCAGGTCAAATCACCATTAATAATCAAGATGTAACAACATTCTCAGAAGGGGAATTTGCCGATTTTAGACTTGAGCAAATCGGATTTATCTTTCAAAATTTTCAACTGATCCCTTCAATGACTGCATATCAGAATGTTGAGTTACCTTTAATTTTAAAAGGGATCAAAGAAAGTGATCGGAAAGCAATAACCGAACGAACACTAAAAAGAGTGGGCTTAGAAGATTTCCATGGACACTATCCGAGTGAATTATCAGGCGGTCAACAACAACGTGTAGGCGTTGCAAGAGCACTTGTCCTAAATCCACCAATCATCTTAGCAGATGAGCCAACAGGAAGTCTTGATAGTGAAACAGAGGCTGATCTACTAAACTTTATCCAGCAGTTAAATGAAGAGCTAAATATCACCTTCTTAATTATTACTCATGATGAACAAGTAGCGAGAATTGGTCATCGTACAATCGAAATCCAAGATGGTCGTTTAATTGAAGGAGGGGATCAGCATGCGTTTTAA
- a CDS encoding HD domain-containing protein, which yields MLNAQLMRAISYAAVKHDGQKRKVSKEPYIAHPYRVAMLLKEHDCDQDLVIAGLLHDVVEDTDGTIEEIDVLFGHRVAQIVHTVTEKTKTLAWELRKQQSIDQIRHASLDAKLIVCADKIDNLDSIINNEMIYGDNMWYDFERGKSDQQWYYQKMLESVTEGINKTSYHPLMNQFETIVSQFLDL from the coding sequence ATGTTAAACGCTCAATTAATGCGGGCTATATCGTATGCTGCTGTTAAGCATGATGGACAAAAGCGGAAAGTGAGTAAAGAGCCTTACATTGCACACCCATATCGTGTAGCTATGTTATTAAAAGAACACGATTGTGATCAGGATTTAGTAATTGCTGGACTATTACATGATGTTGTTGAAGATACAGATGGTACAATCGAAGAAATAGACGTTTTATTTGGCCATCGAGTTGCACAAATTGTTCATACAGTAACTGAAAAAACAAAGACATTAGCCTGGGAATTACGCAAACAACAAAGTATTGATCAAATTCGTCACGCATCATTAGATGCTAAATTAATCGTTTGCGCTGATAAAATTGATAATCTCGATTCAATTATTAATAATGAGATGATTTACGGTGATAATATGTGGTATGACTTTGAAAGAGGGAAAAGCGACCAACAATGGTATTATCAAAAAATGCTTGAAAGTGTAACAGAAGGCATTAACAAAACGTCATACCATCCGTTGATGAACCAATTTGAAACTATTGTCTCACAGTTTTTAGATTTATAA
- a CDS encoding CapA family protein: MKLRKVSLLLLIIFILSGCAVEDKQVSFYNQKQIDRSSKVTLAYLPAESYQLSIAAIGDLLIHGRVYDAARIADGFDFMPMVNEVKDYLTNVDIATANQETMIGGEAFGLSTYPQFNSPHEVGDMVKELGIDIVTLANNHTLDRGEQVIYSALDYWDKLGVLYTGSYRDQDDRDHIRVIERNNIAVSFLGYSYGTNGIPVPTGKDYLINLIDQEQIAKDIAKAKEISDVVVMHLHFGDEYIRMPNMFQQELVQYVVDQGVDIVFGHHPHVL; this comes from the coding sequence GTGAAGTTAAGAAAGGTTAGTCTTTTATTACTTATCATCTTTATTTTATCAGGGTGTGCTGTAGAAGATAAGCAAGTAAGTTTTTACAATCAAAAACAGATTGATAGATCAAGTAAAGTCACTTTGGCTTATTTACCAGCTGAAAGTTATCAATTATCTATTGCGGCTATAGGTGATTTACTCATTCATGGTCGTGTATATGATGCCGCTCGTATTGCCGATGGATTTGACTTTATGCCGATGGTAAATGAAGTGAAGGATTATTTAACTAATGTAGATATTGCAACTGCTAACCAAGAGACAATGATAGGCGGTGAAGCATTTGGTTTATCGACTTATCCGCAATTTAATAGCCCACACGAGGTGGGTGACATGGTTAAGGAATTAGGGATTGATATAGTGACATTGGCAAATAATCACACGCTTGACCGAGGTGAGCAAGTAATTTACTCAGCACTGGATTATTGGGACAAACTCGGGGTGCTTTATACAGGTTCTTACCGTGATCAAGATGATCGAGATCACATTCGCGTAATTGAAAGGAATAATATTGCTGTTTCATTTTTAGGCTACAGTTATGGAACAAATGGTATTCCAGTACCCACTGGAAAGGACTACTTAATTAATTTAATTGATCAGGAACAAATCGCTAAAGATATTGCTAAGGCTAAAGAAATTTCTGATGTTGTAGTTATGCATTTACATTTTGGTGATGAGTATATTCGTATGCCAAATATGTTTCAACAAGAACTCGTCCAATATGTTGTTGATCAAGGTGTTGATATTGTATTTGGTCACCACCCGCATGTTTTATAG
- a CDS encoding DUF368 domain-containing protein produces the protein MEWGNIFRGIMIGASNVVPGISGGTIAVLLGIYDRLIFAINNLFSRKWKDQLTFLIPLGIGMVIATFLFSSGLKWLFEHYPNPTQFSFIGLIIGTLPLLFKESKVKGNIKGYHILLLILSVIIAASFMFFRGDEGLIITEIDLKMYIFLLFSGFLASAAMILPGISGSLILLMMGVYGTIINAVTQLQLDILIVVAVGVGIGVITISKVISYLWNQYPLATYMVIIGLVIGSIFVIFPGWPLSGIDILLSGLALLLGLVIAYLLGRVEYKDNN, from the coding sequence ATGGAGTGGGGAAATATATTTAGGGGAATAATGATAGGGGCATCTAATGTTGTTCCTGGAATAAGTGGGGGTACGATTGCAGTACTTCTTGGGATCTATGATCGGTTAATTTTCGCAATTAATAACCTATTCAGTAGAAAGTGGAAAGACCAATTAACATTTCTGATTCCATTGGGAATTGGAATGGTTATTGCTACCTTTTTATTTTCTAGTGGTTTAAAGTGGCTATTTGAGCATTATCCAAATCCAACCCAGTTTTCCTTTATCGGGTTAATTATTGGTACGCTGCCATTACTTTTTAAAGAGTCAAAAGTAAAAGGAAATATTAAAGGGTATCATATTTTACTATTGATCTTGTCAGTGATCATTGCAGCTAGCTTTATGTTTTTTAGAGGAGATGAAGGATTAATTATTACAGAAATTGATCTTAAAATGTATATTTTTCTTTTATTCTCAGGCTTTTTAGCTAGTGCAGCGATGATTCTCCCTGGCATAAGTGGCTCATTAATTTTATTGATGATGGGTGTATATGGAACGATTATTAATGCAGTTACTCAGTTACAATTGGACATTTTAATAGTTGTTGCAGTTGGTGTCGGTATCGGTGTAATTACCATTAGTAAAGTGATTAGCTACTTGTGGAATCAATATCCATTAGCAACTTATATGGTCATTATCGGCTTAGTCATTGGTTCAATTTTTGTCATTTTCCCAGGTTGGCCTTTATCTGGAATCGATATTTTATTAAGTGGACTAGCTTTATTACTTGGCCTTGTTATTGCTTATTTACTTGGCCGAGTTGAATATAAAGATAATAATTAA
- a CDS encoding GNAT family N-acetyltransferase has product MIREATIQDLDEIMIIVRDVVKWMHERGSRQWDSSYPSEADYLRDINKRELFVYLLDEKIVAVYTISREGHKEYPSINWASSEPAWTLKRIAINPDYHGRGIADQLIKFAENHAKESGIYRLNTDTYSENFHAQKVFTRHGFQLVDKRVGRRGPIEFFYYEKLLTKED; this is encoded by the coding sequence ATGATCCGTGAAGCAACAATTCAGGATTTAGATGAAATTATGATAATCGTGCGTGACGTAGTCAAATGGATGCACGAAAGAGGTAGCCGACAATGGGATAGTAGCTATCCATCAGAAGCGGATTATCTAAGAGACATCAATAAACGTGAATTATTTGTCTATCTACTAGACGAAAAAATAGTTGCCGTTTATACAATTAGTCGTGAAGGACATAAAGAGTACCCTTCAATTAATTGGGCTAGCAGTGAACCTGCTTGGACACTGAAACGTATAGCCATAAATCCTGACTATCATGGTCGTGGAATTGCAGATCAATTGATCAAGTTTGCAGAAAATCATGCGAAGGAATCTGGAATTTATCGATTAAATACAGACACATATAGTGAGAACTTTCATGCACAAAAAGTATTTACACGCCACGGCTTTCAATTAGTAGATAAACGAGTTGGTCGACGAGGACCAATTGAATTTTTCTACTATGAAAAATTGTTAACTAAAGAAGATTAA
- a CDS encoding MarR family winged helix-turn-helix transcriptional regulator — translation MDQEKELYKKRKQDPSLKLFVVLSKAYRSVADRVAADIRKSGLNTTEFGVLELLYHSGDQPLQKIGDKILLASGSITYVVDKLEKKQYLKRTQCAEDRRITFASITDKGKELLNEIFPTHWEQIENITAGLSEEEKLVAIELLKKLGKHADLYENN, via the coding sequence ATGGATCAAGAAAAGGAACTTTATAAAAAAAGAAAGCAAGACCCTTCACTAAAATTATTCGTGGTATTATCAAAGGCATATCGCTCCGTTGCAGATCGAGTTGCAGCAGATATTCGCAAGAGTGGACTGAATACAACTGAATTTGGTGTGTTAGAATTGTTGTACCATTCAGGCGATCAACCATTGCAAAAAATCGGTGATAAAATACTTTTAGCAAGTGGTAGTATTACTTATGTCGTTGATAAATTAGAAAAAAAGCAATATCTTAAACGCACTCAATGTGCTGAAGATCGACGTATTACGTTTGCTTCAATTACTGATAAGGGAAAGGAATTGTTAAACGAAATATTCCCTACTCACTGGGAGCAAATTGAGAATATCACTGCAGGATTATCAGAAGAAGAAAAATTAGTAGCGATAGAATTACTGAAAAAACTAGGTAAGCATGCTGATCTCTATGAAAATAATTAA
- a CDS encoding glutaredoxin family protein, with protein sequence MSDEVITVYTSDDCIESQQMIRYLDELGIVYIEKSVSEDRRNLKQLQAKNIYSTPALIYGDKIVLGFLKDKIDRLIKKA encoded by the coding sequence ATGTCAGATGAAGTTATCACTGTTTATACAAGTGATGATTGTATTGAATCACAGCAGATGATCAGGTACTTAGATGAGTTAGGAATAGTTTATATTGAAAAGAGTGTTAGTGAGGATAGGAGAAATCTTAAACAATTACAAGCCAAAAATATTTATTCAACACCAGCTTTAATTTATGGTGACAAAATAGTTTTGGGTTTTCTAAAAGATAAAATTGATCGATTAATTAAAAAGGCCTAG
- a CDS encoding YppG family protein produces the protein MRLNRFFFPPNYQMPNYHQPNQYPPQYSQMTQPYFPPAHPNMPFHQGNWQPPFQGMQGMGVGQKPTAKGVMGYFQNEQGQFDLDKVLNTAGQVANTYQQISPLVKGIGSFLKGS, from the coding sequence ATGCGATTAAATCGGTTCTTCTTTCCACCCAACTATCAAATGCCAAATTATCATCAACCGAATCAATATCCACCACAATATTCACAAATGACGCAACCATATTTCCCACCAGCACATCCAAACATGCCCTTTCATCAAGGGAATTGGCAACCACCTTTTCAAGGAATGCAAGGGATGGGCGTAGGACAAAAACCAACAGCAAAAGGTGTCATGGGCTACTTCCAAAATGAACAAGGTCAATTTGATCTTGATAAAGTTTTAAATACAGCTGGCCAAGTCGCCAATACGTATCAGCAAATTTCGCCGTTAGTTAAAGGTATTGGCTCATTTTTAAAAGGTAGCTAG
- a CDS encoding alpha/beta hydrolase, which produces MIGCLCIHGFTGGPYEIEPLTTFLEEKTDWLISVPTLPGHGLDLQLDDYTHQDWLDAADEAYQELAAKVDVVYVVGFSMGGMIAASLAAKYPVAGLIMLSPSRKYLSLVKLAAEVKLLIRDRFFGEIENNLTYQNLKLKRGAIPARAYIEFAKCIAKTRPYLKDIYCPVLVLQGIQDGLVPYQTTHYLTEEIPVEIDVIYYADSKHLICLGDDKEVVINAVYEYLMKIEDRTRKKITS; this is translated from the coding sequence ATGATTGGTTGTTTATGTATTCACGGATTTACAGGAGGACCTTATGAAATTGAGCCTCTAACCACTTTCTTAGAAGAAAAAACGGACTGGCTTATTAGTGTGCCGACATTGCCCGGTCATGGGTTAGACTTACAACTAGATGATTATACACATCAAGATTGGTTAGATGCAGCTGACGAAGCTTATCAAGAGCTAGCCGCTAAAGTTGATGTTGTATATGTAGTAGGTTTTTCTATGGGAGGGATGATTGCGGCATCACTAGCAGCTAAATATCCTGTTGCAGGATTAATTATGTTATCTCCTTCAAGAAAGTATCTTAGTTTAGTTAAGCTTGCTGCAGAAGTTAAACTACTCATTAGAGATCGTTTCTTTGGAGAAATTGAAAATAACTTAACATATCAAAACCTCAAACTTAAACGAGGTGCAATACCAGCTCGTGCATATATCGAATTTGCTAAGTGTATTGCTAAGACTCGACCTTACTTAAAGGACATTTATTGTCCGGTTCTCGTTTTACAAGGGATTCAAGATGGACTAGTCCCTTATCAAACAACACATTACCTAACAGAAGAAATTCCTGTTGAAATTGATGTAATTTATTATGCTGATTCAAAGCATTTAATTTGCTTAGGTGATGATAAAGAAGTAGTGATAAATGCAGTTTACGAATACTTAATGAAAATTGAAGATAGAACTAGAAAAAAGATCACAAGCTAA
- a CDS encoding DegV family protein yields MTIQIITDGGSDLPIEMRDSWRIKVIPLYIHLDNEQIRSEDVTIEDFATRLENSKAIPTTSAAGPYEYYKVFKEIPKDKPIIHFSVSNGVSSAYKHALMAKNMLIEDDPDRQIEIINTESASSGIILLIQETVEKIKAGFNYYELIYFIEDRVKHLRTVFVLKTLDNLIRSGRLDRIRGAVAKTLNVKLLLQASKEGKVEVLEKVRGSKKATIRFIDKIGEYISETANQKLVITHAQAKERLDSIVETIKEKYQFNKIITAEMGPLLSIHAGSEAIVMAFFSDNKRRD; encoded by the coding sequence ATGACAATTCAAATCATTACTGATGGTGGTTCTGATTTACCGATTGAGATGCGTGATAGTTGGAGAATTAAAGTTATTCCTCTTTATATTCATTTAGATAATGAACAAATCCGATCTGAAGATGTAACGATTGAAGATTTTGCGACCAGACTTGAAAACAGCAAGGCAATACCTACTACATCAGCTGCTGGTCCATATGAATACTACAAAGTCTTTAAAGAAATACCAAAGGATAAACCCATTATTCACTTTAGCGTGTCTAACGGCGTGAGTAGTGCGTATAAGCATGCATTAATGGCTAAAAACATGTTAATTGAAGATGATCCTGATCGACAGATTGAAATTATTAATACCGAGTCCGCTTCATCTGGAATAATTTTGCTAATCCAAGAAACAGTCGAAAAAATTAAAGCAGGCTTTAATTATTATGAGCTCATTTATTTTATTGAAGATCGCGTTAAACATTTAAGAACTGTATTCGTACTTAAAACGTTAGATAATCTGATTCGAAGCGGTCGGTTAGACCGTATTAGAGGAGCAGTCGCAAAAACATTAAACGTTAAACTTCTCCTTCAAGCTAGTAAAGAAGGTAAAGTTGAAGTACTTGAGAAAGTACGTGGAAGCAAAAAAGCAACAATAAGATTTATCGATAAAATTGGTGAATACATTTCTGAAACAGCAAATCAAAAGCTTGTCATTACACATGCTCAAGCTAAAGAACGTTTAGATTCGATTGTCGAGACGATTAAAGAGAAGTATCAATTTAATAAAATTATTACAGCTGAAATGGGACCGTTACTTTCAATCCATGCTGGTAGTGAAGCGATTGTAATGGCATTTTTCAGTGATAATAAACGAAGAGATTAA
- a CDS encoding DEAD/DEAH box helicase, translating into MTTFQELNISAPILKALSNMGFEEATPIQEQTIPLGLKGEDVIGQAQTGTGKTAAFGIPMIEQIEKKQRKIQGLVVAPTRELAIQVSEEIHRIGKFKGIRSLPIYGGQQMQRQIRSLKEGPHIVVATPGRLLDHMRRKTINISDVKTIVLDEADEMLNMGFIDDIREILKMIPHERQTLLFSATMPKEIRQIASTMMREPKEVKVKSKQLSVENIEQRFIEVHEKQKFDALTNLLDIHVPELAIIFGRTKKRVDELTDGLQARGFRAEGIHGDLTQGKRMSVLNKFKNGRIEILVATDVAARGLDISNVTHVYNFDIPQDPESYVHRIGRTGRAGKTGVAISFITPREMPHLKLIEKVTNAKVKRMDMPTLADAKRGQQKIALKKLTRAIESQDLDDYREEAAALLEEYDSVTIVAATLKMMTKERRQTPVTLSSVQPLSVKRSKDNRKNFRGKNDSNKKRQFGRKGKPAGRNRKFNNKRASK; encoded by the coding sequence TTGACAACATTTCAAGAACTAAACATTTCAGCGCCAATCTTAAAAGCATTAAGTAATATGGGCTTTGAGGAAGCAACGCCGATTCAGGAACAAACAATTCCACTTGGCTTAAAAGGTGAAGACGTTATCGGACAAGCACAGACAGGTACAGGGAAAACAGCAGCCTTCGGAATCCCTATGATTGAACAAATTGAGAAAAAACAAAGAAAGATTCAAGGGTTAGTTGTAGCACCTACACGTGAACTTGCAATACAAGTATCAGAAGAGATTCACCGTATCGGTAAATTTAAAGGCATTCGCTCACTTCCTATTTATGGCGGTCAACAAATGCAACGCCAGATTCGCTCACTTAAGGAAGGCCCGCATATCGTAGTTGCAACACCGGGTCGTCTACTTGATCATATGCGTCGAAAAACAATTAATATTAGTGATGTTAAGACAATTGTCTTAGATGAAGCTGATGAAATGCTAAATATGGGATTCATTGATGATATTCGAGAAATATTAAAAATGATTCCGCATGAGCGTCAGACATTACTGTTCTCAGCAACAATGCCAAAAGAAATTCGCCAAATTGCATCAACAATGATGCGTGAACCAAAAGAGGTTAAAGTAAAATCTAAACAATTATCTGTAGAAAATATTGAGCAGAGATTTATTGAAGTTCATGAAAAACAGAAGTTTGATGCTTTAACAAACCTTTTAGACATTCATGTACCAGAACTAGCGATTATTTTTGGTCGTACGAAAAAACGTGTTGATGAATTAACAGATGGCCTTCAAGCTAGAGGCTTTCGAGCAGAAGGTATTCACGGTGATTTAACTCAAGGTAAACGAATGAGTGTTTTAAATAAGTTTAAAAATGGCCGAATTGAAATTCTAGTGGCAACAGACGTAGCTGCGCGAGGCTTGGATATATCAAACGTAACACACGTTTATAACTTTGATATTCCGCAAGACCCAGAAAGTTATGTACACCGAATTGGTCGTACAGGAAGAGCGGGTAAAACAGGTGTAGCTATTTCATTTATTACACCACGTGAAATGCCGCATTTAAAACTCATTGAAAAAGTGACAAATGCTAAAGTTAAAAGAATGGATATGCCAACACTTGCAGATGCAAAACGTGGTCAGCAAAAAATTGCATTGAAGAAATTAACAAGAGCAATCGAATCACAAGATCTAGATGATTATCGTGAAGAAGCAGCTGCTTTATTAGAAGAATATGATTCAGTTACAATTGTAGCTGCAACATTGAAAATGATGACTAAAGAAAGACGACAAACGCCTGTTACACTTTCTTCTGTTCAACCATTAAGTGTGAAGCGCAGTAAAGATAATCGTAAGAATTTCAGAGGTAAGAACGACTCTAATAAAAAGCGTCAGTTTGGTCGAAAAGGTAAGCCAGCTGGACGTAATCGTAAATTTAATAACAAACGTGCTTCAAAATAA
- a CDS encoding IS110 family RNA-guided transposase, with product MRCVIAFDVSRKSSTMAAYNEQGNCEFEGRLIHSKTGFSNLSKIIKDLSEKNNYTLEFVFEATGVYSAALERFLRENNLVYYSLNPLLAHLNTQSLRRNKTDISDAHQLAKNHFKNDYFQTYREDSYYEQMRTMSRRYDEIMKERIQYKNRLHASLQLSFPDFDTAFINKSKLYYNLVQVFPHPNLILKRSKTVIKNRIKKCTKKNYSLKKLEERAILLIEIAKDSFPAVDETDYSCELVRDYAKKILEMEEEQDEIIQRMTEMSKDRKEYRILRSFPGIKDKLACRIIAELGDLTRFKNNKQLNAYAGIDIVRYQSGNMEYKDRINKRGNSRLRGILYFMIVSMLSAKGKQINHLVDYYYKLKKQPYNKHHKVAVVACMNKFLKVAFHLIQNDLLYDYEKASSQQ from the coding sequence ATGAGATGCGTTATTGCTTTCGACGTTAGTCGAAAGAGTAGTACCATGGCCGCTTACAACGAGCAAGGTAACTGTGAATTTGAAGGGAGGTTAATTCATTCAAAAACGGGATTCTCTAATTTAAGTAAAATCATTAAAGATCTAAGTGAAAAGAATAATTATACCTTAGAATTTGTTTTTGAAGCGACTGGAGTATATTCGGCTGCTTTAGAACGATTCTTACGAGAGAATAATCTCGTTTATTATTCTTTAAATCCTTTATTAGCACACCTTAACACCCAATCTCTAAGAAGAAACAAAACAGATATAAGTGATGCGCATCAACTGGCTAAGAATCATTTTAAAAACGATTATTTCCAAACTTATCGCGAAGATTCTTATTACGAACAGATGCGTACAATGTCACGTCGCTATGATGAGATTATGAAAGAGAGGATTCAGTACAAAAATCGACTACATGCATCATTACAATTATCTTTCCCAGACTTTGATACGGCTTTTATTAACAAATCAAAACTTTATTATAATCTTGTACAAGTATTCCCTCACCCAAACTTGATATTAAAACGATCTAAAACAGTTATTAAAAATCGTATTAAAAAATGCACTAAGAAAAACTATTCATTAAAAAAGTTAGAGGAAAGAGCAATTTTATTGATTGAAATCGCAAAGGATTCATTTCCAGCAGTTGATGAAACAGACTATTCTTGTGAGTTAGTAAGGGATTATGCCAAGAAAATATTAGAGATGGAGGAAGAGCAAGATGAAATCATTCAAAGAATGACAGAAATGTCAAAAGACCGTAAAGAATACAGGATCCTTCGGTCATTTCCCGGAATAAAAGATAAATTAGCCTGTAGAATCATAGCTGAACTAGGGGATTTAACACGTTTTAAAAATAATAAACAACTAAATGCATACGCCGGTATAGATATCGTAAGATATCAGTCTGGAAATATGGAGTATAAAGATCGTATAAATAAACGCGGTAATAGTAGACTGCGTGGTATTTTGTATTTTATGATTGTCTCAATGCTTTCTGCTAAAGGAAAACAAATAAATCATTTAGTTGATTATTATTATAAATTAAAAAAACAACCCTATAATAAGCATCATAAGGTTGCAGTAGTCGCTTGTATGAATAAATTCTTGAAAGTCGCATTTCATCTTATTCAAAACGACCTATTGTATGATTATGAGAAAGCTTCAAGCCAACAATAA